A single region of the Ancylobacter novellus DSM 506 genome encodes:
- a CDS encoding ABC transporter permease subunit codes for MADIASDMPMSAARPLRFRSFSPLGWPVYAWFIALVLVPNLLLIGASFLRTSNGLIVFDPSIASYVRLWKSSSFQFLLLKTLATSFGAATIGCLIAYPMAYYAARVVQKNRSVIVLLVIIPLWISLLMRVFAWRMILGQNGVLNSFLVGSGMLEQPSEAFLYTGFSVLLTYTYISIPFCFVAIFTALEKIPHSLIEASQDSGASSWQTFRHVVWPLSRPSVAIGFSLAFLMTVGDYITPSMVGGIDGTMIGMVIASQFGIANNWPYGSAIAVCLMLSVGIVLAFVMWAGQTKGVLMGDEGAKPSVSRARLGSGRRLLRSLAAVAFVLPFLFLYAPLAIMVLMSFNDSSVQAFPLHGATLRWYAELAENASMLEAVRRSLVVGFAVVLVSSVAATGFAFAIHYGRVRQARFFEFALAIPVAIPGVVLGIVMVLATQLVQVPSGIFRTVIGQSSFVMPVILMIILARLRRLDGALLEASMDAGANHWQSFVHVLFPSIRGAVIGGALLGFTLSADDVMVTLFLSGTAPTLPIWVWNQMRFGFTPSVNAIFTLVGVGSLLAILICNRLVFRGTSRAAGSS; via the coding sequence ATGGCTGACATCGCCTCCGACATGCCGATGTCCGCCGCCCGCCCGCTCCGCTTCCGCAGCTTCAGCCCGCTGGGCTGGCCGGTCTATGCCTGGTTCATCGCCCTGGTGCTGGTGCCCAATCTGCTGCTGATCGGGGCGAGCTTCCTGCGCACCTCGAACGGGCTGATCGTGTTCGATCCCAGCATCGCCAGCTATGTGCGGCTGTGGAAGTCGTCGAGCTTCCAGTTCCTGCTGCTGAAGACGCTCGCCACCAGCTTCGGCGCCGCCACCATCGGCTGCCTCATCGCCTATCCGATGGCCTATTACGCGGCGCGGGTGGTGCAGAAGAACCGTTCCGTCATCGTGCTGCTGGTGATCATCCCGCTCTGGATCAGCCTGCTGATGCGCGTCTTCGCCTGGCGCATGATCCTCGGCCAGAACGGCGTGCTGAACTCGTTCCTCGTCGGCAGCGGCATGCTCGAACAGCCGAGCGAGGCCTTCCTCTACACCGGCTTCTCGGTGCTGCTGACCTACACCTACATCTCGATTCCGTTCTGCTTCGTCGCCATCTTCACCGCGCTGGAGAAGATCCCGCATTCGCTGATCGAGGCCTCGCAGGACAGCGGCGCCTCTTCCTGGCAGACCTTCCGCCATGTCGTGTGGCCGCTGTCGCGCCCGAGCGTCGCCATCGGCTTCTCGCTCGCCTTCCTGATGACGGTCGGCGACTACATCACACCCTCCATGGTCGGCGGCATCGACGGCACGATGATCGGCATGGTCATCGCCTCGCAGTTCGGCATCGCCAACAACTGGCCCTACGGCTCGGCCATCGCCGTCTGCCTGATGCTGAGCGTCGGCATCGTGCTCGCCTTCGTCATGTGGGCCGGCCAGACCAAGGGCGTGCTGATGGGCGACGAGGGCGCGAAGCCGTCGGTCTCGCGCGCCCGGCTCGGCTCGGGACGGCGCCTGTTGCGCAGCCTTGCCGCCGTCGCCTTCGTCCTGCCCTTCCTGTTCCTCTACGCGCCGCTCGCCATCATGGTGCTGATGTCGTTCAACGACTCGTCCGTGCAGGCGTTTCCGCTGCACGGCGCGACGCTGCGCTGGTACGCAGAGCTGGCGGAGAACGCGTCGATGCTGGAGGCGGTGCGGCGCAGCCTCGTCGTCGGCTTCGCGGTGGTTCTCGTATCGAGCGTGGCGGCGACCGGCTTCGCCTTCGCGATCCATTACGGGCGGGTGCGGCAGGCGCGCTTCTTCGAGTTCGCGCTGGCGATCCCGGTGGCCATCCCCGGCGTCGTGCTCGGCATCGTCATGGTGCTGGCGACGCAGCTCGTGCAGGTGCCCTCCGGCATCTTCCGCACGGTGATCGGCCAGTCGAGCTTCGTCATGCCAGTGATCCTGATGATCATCCTCGCCCGGCTGCGGCGGCTCGACGGGGCGCTGCTGGAAGCCTCGATGGACGCCGGCGCCAACCACTGGCAGAGCTTCGTCCATGTGCTGTTCCCCTCGATCAGGGGCGCGGTGATCGGCGGCGCGCTGCTCGGCTTCACTTTGTCGGCGGACGATGTGATGGTGACGCTGTTCCTCTCCGGCACGGCGCCGACCCTGCCGATCTGGGTGTGGAACCAGATGCGCTTCGGCTTCACGCCGTCGGTGAACGCCATCTTCACGCTGGTCGGCGTGGGCTCGCTGCTGGCGATCCTGATCTGCAACCGGCTGGTGTTCCGCGGAACGTCGCGGGCGGCGGGCTCGTCCTGA